The Hippoglossus stenolepis isolate QCI-W04-F060 chromosome 11, HSTE1.2, whole genome shotgun sequence genome includes a window with the following:
- the mtf2 gene encoding metal-response element-binding transcription factor 2 → MRDSGVVDHLSVHHRAHPQRQQEAVSLSPTSLSARGEYGDDDMSDRFTEGQDVLARWSDGLFYLGTITKIDGDKQRCFVVFEDRSKSWVLWKDIQTGDEDDDDEDDDDIVCSICQDETSEEPNEIVICDKCGQGYHQLCHSPIIDASVIDSDDKWLCSECELTSMPKRGGGHRRGASANSFLQPEQQHMELHLSFPYALEELVWDQGHKTNIQQCYCYCGGPGDWYLKMLQCNRCQQWFHEACLHCLEMPMLYGDRFYLFICSVCNGGPEYLSRLPLRWEDVTHLSLYNLSVIHKKKYFDSEMELMAYINGNWELLQLGELAHTPKSERYESVLEALNNNSSMFMSGKEVKKKKHLFGLRIRFPPAPPNSDESTSRVMERASHEITIKGCKSNKILSAMRSCSTLTNGRDKKKKKKKKRKHGARSLERLAKPQHSSELLPQQLRKPLPLEPHALDHFTSIKSDRSALSSRTSDVESIGALSTSETTSTSISRQSSLCSSSKMRTTACIMPVSPPPIKRKRGRPRRALQPPNPEIPPPSHADPDPSATVMLNSLPGLHSTDIVLGMDPNRQLSHLKSSISSYFGAAGRLACGEKYKVLARRVTLDGKVQYLVEWEGVTAS, encoded by the exons ATGAG AGACTCAGGGGTCGTGGACCACCTGTCTGTCCATCACAGAGCTCATCCCCAGCGGCAGCAGGAGGCTGTGTCCTTGTCCCCCACAAGCCTCTCTGCTCGGGGAGAGTATGGAGATGACGACATGTCTGACAGGTTCACAGAGGGACAGGACGTCCTGGCCAGGTGGTCAGACGGATTGTTCTACTTGGGGACAATCACAAAG ATCGATGGGGACAAGCAGCGATGCTTTGTTGTCTTTGAGGATCGGTCTAAGTCATGGGTTCTTTGGAAGGATATTCAGACTG gggatgaagatgatgatgacgagGACGACGATGACATCGTGTGCTCCATATGCCAGGATGAGACTTCAGAGGAACCCAATGAGATTGTCATTTGTGATAAGTGTGGACAAG GTTATCACCAGTTGTGCCACTCCCCCATCATTGATGCCTCTGTCATTGACTCAGATGACAAGTGGCTGTGCTCAGAGTGTGAGCTGACTTCTATGCCTAAG AGAGGGGGTGGACACAGGAGGGGGGCATCTGCTAATAGCTtcctgcagccagagcagcagcacatggagCTGCACCTCTCCTTCCCCTATGCCCTGGAAGAACTGGTGTGGGACCAAGGCCACAAGACTAACATCCAACAGTGTTACTGCTACTGTGGAGGCCCAGGAGA CTGGTACCTGAAGATGTTGCAGTGTAACAGGTGTCAGCAGTGGTTCCACGAGGCGTGTCTCCATTGCTTAGAGATGCCCATGCTCTACGGAGACAG GTTTTATCTCTTTATTTGTTCCGTCTGCAATGGTGGACCAGAGTACCTCAGCCGACTGCCTCTCAGATG GGAGGACGTCACACACTTGAGTCTGTACAACTTGAGTGTGATCCACAAGAAGAAGTACTTTGACTCTGAGATGGAGCTCATGGCTTACATCAATGGTAactgggagctgctgcagcttggGGAG CTCGCCCACACACCAAAATCAGAGCGATATGAAAGTGTTCTGGAGGCattaaacaacaacagcagcat GTTTATGTCGGGGAAGGaggtaaagaagaagaagcatttGTTTGGTCTGAGGATCCGCTTCCCTCCCGCTCCCCCCAACTCTGATGAGTCAACCAGCCGAGTGATGGAGAGGGCCTCACACGAAATCACCATTAAAGGGTGCAAGTCCAACAAAATCCTGTCTGCCATGAG atCTTGCAGTACTTTAACCAATGgcagagacaagaagaagaagaagaagaaaaagaggaagcatGGAGCACGTTCTCTGGAGAGACTAGCTAAACCACAACACTCCAGTGAACTCTTGccccag CAATTGAGAAAGCCTCTCCCACTCGAGCCTCATGCCTTGGATCACTTCACTTCTATCAA GAGCGACAGGTCTGCGCTGTCTTCAAGAACTTCAGACGTGGAATCCATAGGAGCCCTGAGCACCTCAGAAACTACCTCAACTAGCATTTCAAGACAGTCCAG cctctgcagctccagcaaGATGCGCACGACAGCCTGCATCATGCCTGTTTCCCCTCCCCCCATAAAAAGGAAGCGTGGGCGACCTCGACGGGCCTTGCAGCCCCCTAACCCGGAAATCCCCCCACCCAGCCATGCAGACCCAGACCCCTCTGCAACAGTGATGCTGAACTCCCTCCCAGGGCTTCACTCAACAGACATAGTTCTTGGAATGGACCCCAACCGCCAGCTCTCCCACCTCAAGAGCTCCATCAGCAGCTATTTTGGTGCGGCAGGGCGGCTGGCTTGCGGGGAAAAGTACAAAGTCCTGGCCCGACGGGTCACCCTTGACGGCAAGGTGCAGTACCTGGTGGAGTGGGAAGGAGTCACCGCCTCCTAG